The following proteins are encoded in a genomic region of Sorangiineae bacterium MSr12523:
- a CDS encoding gluconate 2-dehydrogenase subunit 3 family protein, producing MAHEAHEGDQARQTVSRRRFLRLGIVGGLLVSTGSLVAYVRTRGYVLDAERARRLKALSPWHVIVVEHAARRIAAADAPEDASIPSADDTDVAGFVDGYVAKLPSDMRTDLLRFLAVLEHVAPLAQGYGTRFSRLPAADQDRVLTSLEQSSTLLLRAGFEGLKSLVFMGYYRDPRTWKILGYPGPWVNRP from the coding sequence ATGGCACATGAGGCCCATGAGGGAGATCAGGCCCGACAAACGGTTTCGCGCCGGCGTTTCCTGCGGCTTGGCATCGTCGGCGGTCTCCTCGTGAGCACGGGCTCGCTCGTCGCGTACGTTCGCACGCGCGGCTACGTTCTCGATGCGGAACGCGCACGGCGTTTGAAGGCATTGTCGCCGTGGCACGTCATCGTGGTGGAGCACGCGGCGCGGCGCATTGCTGCCGCGGATGCACCCGAAGATGCCAGCATTCCCTCGGCCGACGACACCGACGTGGCGGGCTTCGTCGATGGCTACGTGGCCAAGCTGCCGAGCGACATGCGGACGGATCTCTTGCGCTTTCTCGCGGTGCTCGAGCACGTGGCGCCGCTTGCGCAGGGGTACGGCACACGCTTTTCGCGCTTGCCGGCGGCCGATCAGGATCGCGTGCTGACGTCGCTCGAGCAGTCGTCGACGCTGCTCTTGCGCGCGGGCTTCGAAGGGCTCAAATCCCTGGTCTTCATGGGCTACTACCGCGATCCGCGCACGTGGAAGATCCTCGGCTATCCGGGGCCGTGGGTGAATCGGCCGTGA
- a CDS encoding type II toxin-antitoxin system VapC family toxin, which produces MWGDAKLGSNAKRIIDRNVGRSALISAISFCEIRFLLRGGRIDLNGRTAKEFRDHALAGGFIEKPMDGAIAIDAVDLALPHRDPADRIIVATARAFGAVLLTADEKLLASDAVETEDART; this is translated from the coding sequence TTGTGGGGCGATGCCAAGCTGGGTAGCAACGCAAAGCGGATCATCGATCGAAACGTTGGGCGTAGCGCGTTAATCAGTGCCATCTCGTTTTGTGAGATCAGGTTTCTCTTGAGGGGCGGACGCATCGATCTCAATGGTCGGACAGCCAAAGAATTTCGCGACCATGCGCTCGCCGGCGGCTTCATCGAAAAGCCCATGGACGGCGCCATCGCCATCGATGCCGTTGATCTTGCACTTCCTCATCGCGATCCAGCGGACCGTATCATCGTGGCGACCGCCCGCGCCTTTGGCGCCGTCCTTCTCACGGCCGACGAGAAACTTCTCGCATCCGACGCGGTCGAGACCGAGGACGCGCGGACATGA
- the dnaE gene encoding DNA polymerase III subunit alpha, with protein MSDEFVHLHVHTQYSMLDGAVKVKDLVKRVAGAGMKAVAITDHGNMFGAISFYKAAKDAGVQAILGCEIEVADGRHSRHLPLIASSLEGYKNLVWLVSRGQIDPDPAGPAGSTCVRMSDVADHAKGLICLTGCMGGLVPQRVLEEGPSAGLDSLSKLRDIFEPGSLFVELQDHGLIEQPVLNEIMIENARKLELPLVATNDVHYASRDDAEAHLYLSCIKSGRSYAEAKERHHGSSEMYLKTPAEMASKFSAWPDAVKNTLQIAERAAVKLKLGEPMLPNFKVPEGFDTEGYFRHVAAEGLETRFKELEAMGKKIDHDAYRARLRLELDVISKMKFPGYFLIVWDFIRYAKDNGIPVGPGRGSGAGSIVAYAMRITDLDPIPYNLLFERFLNPERVSMPDFDVDFCMDRRDQVIAYVQKRYGETSVGQIATFAELKAKSVIKDVARSMGITPIEAQAYANLIPRKSPAETYTIAESLEVEPKLKAKYDTEPVTKELVDQSRKLEGLTRHAGKHAAGIVISEGPLWDHVPVFRDEKTGAYVTQYYKDDVEQAGLVKFDFLGLKTLTVIDIATRLINGRPDIKREGRKFDISTIPLDDKPTYALMGSGETKGVFQLESSGMQQLFKDLKADSFEDIVAAVALYRPGPLGTGMVQDFVNRKHGRAPIAKMHDLVDELLVPTYGVIVYQEQVMQIAQALAGYSLGGADLLRRAMGKKKPEEMAKQKGIFVEGALKKGVTQEDAERIFGLLEYFAGYGFNKSHSAAYALITYQTAYLKAHYPAELLCAIMTSDKERIEKVVRTIADARALDVTVLPPDVNESDTDFKVVYTHPDGNKKLGRGDKVRDPLGPQIRFGLGAVRGVGGAALETLFEARAAGGPFADLFDFGSRVDAKKINRSVLEALVQCGAFDSTLKGLGISRARAFASIDIALERSRAASRDRERGQTNLFGLFDAAPSNGANGSNGKGFASQSAGDYVESMPWDQKEMLVRERQSLGFYVSGHPVERYLRDSAAYARHELNHCAECSGMDDWAKVRLCGMVEGYREKILRDNKGGGKPGASPGKLAFFELEDSSGRVNVKVRGREIETYAHLLTGGEPVVVTGKVSFPRRDEDAGEEEDDANREPTIFLNEVEPLSKVVASHTERMTIRLREERTRPSDLDEMKRLFSESQGACPVVVVVRLTNGAEAILSLRDFRVDVSDPLLSGLERVFGEQVAEI; from the coding sequence ATGTCCGACGAGTTCGTTCATCTTCACGTGCACACCCAGTATTCGATGCTGGATGGCGCGGTGAAGGTGAAGGATCTCGTCAAGCGCGTGGCGGGCGCTGGGATGAAGGCCGTGGCCATCACCGACCACGGCAACATGTTCGGTGCGATTTCGTTCTACAAGGCCGCCAAGGACGCAGGCGTTCAAGCCATCCTGGGTTGCGAAATCGAAGTGGCCGACGGCCGGCACAGCCGCCATCTTCCGCTCATCGCCTCGTCGCTCGAGGGCTACAAGAACCTCGTCTGGTTGGTCTCCCGAGGCCAGATCGATCCCGACCCGGCTGGGCCAGCAGGCTCCACGTGCGTGCGCATGTCGGACGTCGCCGACCACGCGAAAGGGCTCATCTGCCTCACCGGCTGCATGGGCGGCCTCGTCCCGCAGCGCGTGCTCGAAGAGGGCCCGTCCGCCGGCCTCGATTCGCTCTCCAAGCTGCGCGACATCTTCGAGCCGGGAAGCTTGTTCGTCGAGCTGCAAGATCACGGTTTGATCGAGCAGCCCGTTCTCAATGAAATCATGATTGAGAACGCGCGGAAGCTCGAATTGCCGCTCGTGGCCACGAACGACGTGCACTACGCCTCACGCGACGATGCCGAGGCGCATCTGTACCTCTCGTGCATCAAGTCGGGTCGCTCGTACGCGGAGGCCAAAGAGCGCCACCACGGCTCGAGCGAGATGTACCTGAAGACGCCGGCGGAGATGGCCTCGAAGTTCTCCGCCTGGCCCGATGCAGTGAAGAACACACTGCAAATCGCCGAGCGCGCGGCCGTCAAACTGAAGCTCGGCGAGCCCATGCTCCCGAACTTCAAGGTGCCCGAGGGCTTCGACACGGAAGGCTACTTCCGCCACGTCGCGGCCGAAGGACTCGAGACGCGCTTCAAAGAGCTCGAGGCGATGGGCAAGAAGATCGACCACGACGCCTACCGCGCGCGTCTGCGGCTCGAGCTCGACGTCATCAGCAAGATGAAGTTCCCGGGGTACTTCCTCATCGTCTGGGACTTCATCCGCTACGCCAAAGACAACGGGATCCCCGTCGGTCCGGGCCGCGGTTCGGGCGCCGGTTCGATCGTCGCGTATGCGATGCGCATCACCGACCTCGACCCCATCCCGTACAACCTGCTGTTCGAGCGCTTCCTCAACCCGGAACGCGTGAGCATGCCCGACTTCGACGTCGACTTCTGCATGGATCGGCGCGATCAGGTCATCGCGTACGTGCAGAAGCGCTACGGCGAAACCAGCGTCGGGCAGATTGCCACCTTCGCCGAGCTCAAAGCCAAGAGCGTCATCAAGGACGTGGCCCGCTCGATGGGCATCACCCCCATCGAAGCGCAGGCCTACGCCAACTTGATTCCGCGCAAGTCGCCCGCCGAGACGTACACCATCGCGGAGAGCCTCGAGGTCGAGCCGAAGCTCAAAGCCAAATACGATACGGAGCCGGTCACCAAAGAGCTGGTCGACCAATCGCGCAAGCTCGAGGGCCTCACACGGCACGCCGGAAAACACGCCGCCGGCATCGTCATCAGCGAAGGCCCGCTCTGGGACCACGTGCCGGTCTTCCGCGACGAGAAGACGGGGGCGTACGTCACCCAGTATTACAAGGATGACGTCGAGCAGGCCGGTCTCGTCAAATTCGACTTCCTCGGTCTGAAGACCCTGACGGTCATCGACATTGCCACGCGGCTCATCAACGGGCGCCCCGACATCAAACGCGAAGGTCGCAAGTTCGACATATCGACCATCCCGCTCGACGACAAACCGACGTACGCCCTCATGGGCTCCGGCGAGACCAAGGGCGTGTTCCAGCTCGAGTCGAGCGGCATGCAGCAGCTCTTCAAGGACCTGAAGGCGGACTCGTTCGAAGACATCGTCGCCGCCGTGGCCCTCTACCGACCGGGTCCTCTCGGAACCGGCATGGTTCAGGACTTCGTCAACCGCAAGCACGGGCGCGCCCCCATCGCCAAGATGCACGATTTGGTGGACGAGCTGCTCGTACCCACGTACGGCGTCATCGTCTACCAGGAGCAGGTCATGCAGATCGCGCAAGCGCTCGCGGGCTACAGCCTGGGTGGCGCCGACCTGCTCCGCCGCGCCATGGGCAAAAAGAAGCCCGAGGAGATGGCCAAGCAGAAGGGCATCTTCGTCGAAGGAGCCTTGAAGAAGGGCGTCACGCAGGAGGACGCGGAGCGCATCTTCGGTCTGCTCGAGTACTTCGCCGGATACGGCTTCAACAAGTCGCACAGCGCGGCCTACGCGCTCATCACGTACCAGACGGCGTACCTCAAAGCGCATTACCCGGCCGAGCTTCTCTGCGCGATCATGACCAGCGACAAGGAGCGCATCGAGAAGGTGGTGCGCACCATCGCCGATGCTCGCGCGCTGGACGTGACCGTGCTCCCGCCCGACGTCAACGAAAGCGACACGGACTTCAAGGTCGTCTACACGCACCCCGACGGGAACAAGAAGCTCGGCAGGGGCGACAAAGTGCGCGATCCGCTGGGCCCGCAGATTCGCTTCGGCTTGGGCGCCGTGCGCGGTGTCGGCGGTGCTGCGCTCGAGACGCTGTTCGAAGCGCGTGCGGCCGGCGGGCCCTTCGCGGATTTGTTCGACTTCGGCTCGCGCGTCGATGCGAAGAAGATCAACCGCAGCGTGCTCGAGGCCTTGGTGCAGTGCGGAGCGTTCGACAGCACGTTGAAAGGCCTCGGCATTTCACGCGCGCGCGCGTTCGCCTCCATCGACATCGCGCTGGAGCGCTCGCGCGCCGCCAGCCGCGACCGCGAGCGGGGACAGACGAACCTCTTCGGTCTCTTCGACGCCGCGCCCTCGAACGGTGCCAACGGTAGCAACGGGAAAGGCTTCGCCTCGCAAAGCGCCGGCGACTACGTGGAGAGCATGCCCTGGGACCAGAAGGAAATGCTGGTCCGCGAGCGGCAGTCCCTGGGCTTCTACGTCTCGGGCCACCCCGTCGAGCGCTACCTTCGCGACAGCGCTGCGTATGCGCGCCACGAGCTCAATCATTGCGCGGAGTGCTCGGGCATGGACGACTGGGCCAAGGTCCGCCTCTGCGGCATGGTCGAGGGCTACCGCGAGAAGATCCTGCGCGACAACAAAGGCGGGGGCAAACCCGGCGCAAGCCCTGGAAAATTGGCCTTTTTCGAGCTCGAGGACTCTTCGGGCCGGGTCAATGTCAAGGTGCGCGGCCGCGAGATCGAGACGTACGCGCATCTGCTCACCGGCGGCGAGCCGGTGGTCGTCACCGGCAAGGTCAGCTTCCCACGCCGCGACGAAGACGCGGGCGAGGAGGAGGACGACGCCAACCGCGAGCCGACCATCTTCCTCAACGAGGTCGAGCCTCTATCGAAGGTCGTCGCCAGCCACACCGAGCGCATGACCATCCGCCTGCGCGAGGAGCGCACCCGCCCCTCGGATCTCGACGAGATGAAGCGCCTCTTCAGCGAGAGCCAAGGCGCCTGCCCCGTCGTGGTCGTCGTCCGCCTCACCAACGGCGCCGAAGCGATCCTCTCCTTGCGCGACTTCCGCGTCGATGTCAGCGATCCGCTGCTATCCGGCCTCGAGCGCGTCTTCGGCGAACAAGTCGCCGAGATTTAG
- a CDS encoding sigma 54-interacting transcriptional regulator: MTGVSSSYHGEGAAERTPGENSGSTHPGLVLLYAPNYEQFHPAYVFTVPELIIGRDATNPICVPEQAVSRQHARISYVDGRWMLSDLGSRNGTMVAGRFVGEHALENLDEIRIGDAIFKFVAAGAEQYVRYRIDGAIFGEKRARQLNELVGGCQMDAIAADVERIAPTELSCLVLGETGTGKEVVARGIHRISGRRGSFQAINCAAIPHNLLESELFGYRRGAFSGADRDKPGLIKLADGGTLFLDEIGDMPLEAQAKLLRVLQMREVFPLGGTTADKVDIRVVCATHRDLYAQVRDGRFRGDLFARLNEHVVRLPPLRERKEDVMLLARSFAARYGAPRMSFTFSVLVALMHYNWPFNVRELESCIKRGVALSGPAGGSVLDAPQLPDAIAEFMKGYGVRPPPADAFGGPSSFGPSSFGPGPSLPGQPISQAQPSRRGAPSEEELRELLTRHRGNIAAVGRELGKERMQVHRWLKKYGIDLEKYR; encoded by the coding sequence ATGACTGGCGTTTCCTCTTCGTACCATGGAGAGGGAGCGGCGGAGCGAACGCCAGGAGAGAACTCCGGCTCGACCCACCCGGGTCTGGTGCTGCTCTACGCACCGAACTACGAGCAGTTCCACCCCGCGTACGTCTTCACGGTGCCCGAGCTCATCATCGGGCGCGACGCCACGAATCCGATTTGCGTGCCGGAGCAGGCGGTGAGCCGCCAGCACGCGCGCATCTCCTACGTCGACGGACGCTGGATGCTCTCGGATCTGGGAAGCCGCAATGGCACCATGGTGGCAGGGCGCTTCGTCGGCGAGCACGCGCTGGAGAACCTCGACGAGATTCGCATTGGCGATGCCATTTTCAAATTCGTCGCGGCCGGCGCCGAGCAATACGTGCGCTACCGAATCGATGGCGCCATCTTTGGTGAAAAGCGCGCACGGCAATTGAACGAGCTCGTGGGCGGCTGTCAGATGGACGCCATTGCCGCCGATGTCGAGCGCATCGCGCCAACGGAGCTCTCGTGCCTGGTGCTGGGCGAGACGGGCACCGGCAAAGAGGTGGTGGCGCGCGGCATCCATCGCATCTCGGGCCGGCGCGGTTCGTTTCAAGCGATCAACTGCGCGGCCATCCCGCACAACCTGCTGGAGAGCGAGCTTTTCGGCTACCGGCGCGGCGCATTCTCGGGTGCAGACCGCGACAAGCCCGGGCTCATCAAGCTGGCCGATGGCGGCACGCTCTTCCTCGACGAGATCGGCGACATGCCGCTGGAAGCGCAGGCAAAGCTGCTGCGCGTGTTGCAGATGCGCGAGGTCTTTCCGCTCGGCGGCACGACCGCCGACAAGGTCGACATCCGCGTGGTGTGCGCCACCCACCGGGACTTGTACGCGCAGGTTCGCGATGGCCGCTTCCGTGGGGACCTCTTCGCGCGTCTGAACGAGCACGTGGTGCGCCTTCCTCCATTGCGGGAGCGCAAAGAGGACGTGATGCTGCTCGCGCGCAGCTTCGCCGCCCGCTACGGCGCCCCGCGCATGTCGTTCACCTTCAGCGTGCTCGTGGCGTTGATGCATTACAATTGGCCCTTCAACGTGCGCGAGCTCGAGAGCTGCATCAAGCGCGGCGTGGCTCTGTCGGGCCCCGCGGGCGGCAGCGTTCTCGATGCGCCGCAGCTCCCCGACGCCATCGCCGAATTCATGAAGGGCTACGGCGTGCGCCCGCCGCCCGCGGACGCGTTTGGCGGCCCCTCATCCTTTGGCCCGTCATCGTTCGGCCCGGGGCCTTCGTTGCCGGGGCAACCAATTAGCCAAGCGCAACCCAGCCGCCGCGGCGCGCCCAGCGAAGAAGAATTGCGCGAACTGCTCACCCGTCACCGCGGAAACATCGCCGCCGTCGGGCGGGAGCTGGGCAAGGAGCGGATGCAGGTGCATCGCTGGTTGAAGAAGTATGGAATCGACTTGGAGAAGTATCGCTAG
- the coaE gene encoding dephospho-CoA kinase (Dephospho-CoA kinase (CoaE) performs the final step in coenzyme A biosynthesis.), which translates to MHWIKSLLLRFSAHPAIPHYVILFGLTGGLASGKSAVAARLRACGLPVLDADQLARDVVAKGTEGLRAVVAAFGEDVLTPDGALDRPKMAKLVFADAEKRKLLNGILHPRIGALTQERARALAEQGEPLACYEAALLVENRLADAFRPLVVVAASPSLQLARAMARDGEAEEQVKGRLAAQMPLEAKMAVADYVIQNDGPLEELERETDRVLSSICARVGVDAARYGLSGRLED; encoded by the coding sequence GTGCACTGGATAAAGTCACTGCTCTTGCGCTTCTCCGCACACCCTGCGATACCCCATTACGTGATTCTGTTCGGTCTGACTGGCGGGCTCGCGTCGGGCAAGAGCGCAGTGGCCGCACGGCTTCGAGCGTGCGGATTGCCTGTGCTCGATGCCGACCAACTCGCACGCGATGTGGTGGCCAAAGGCACGGAGGGACTGCGTGCGGTGGTGGCTGCATTCGGCGAAGACGTGCTCACGCCGGATGGTGCACTCGACCGGCCAAAAATGGCCAAGCTCGTCTTCGCGGACGCGGAGAAACGCAAGCTGCTCAATGGCATTTTGCATCCACGCATCGGTGCGCTCACGCAAGAGCGCGCACGCGCGCTGGCTGAGCAAGGCGAGCCTCTCGCATGCTACGAGGCCGCCTTGCTGGTCGAGAACCGTCTCGCCGACGCTTTCCGCCCTCTCGTTGTGGTGGCGGCATCGCCCTCGCTGCAGCTCGCTCGCGCCATGGCGCGAGATGGTGAAGCCGAAGAGCAGGTGAAGGGGCGGCTCGCAGCACAAATGCCGCTCGAAGCCAAGATGGCCGTGGCCGATTACGTCATCCAAAACGATGGCCCCCTCGAGGAGCTCGAACGCGAAACCGACCGAGTGCTTTCGAGCATCTGCGCCCGCGTTGGGGTCGACGCCGCTCGGTACGGTCTCTCGGGGCGGCTCGAAGACTGA
- a CDS encoding class II glutamine amidotransferase, with the protein MARLFGLIGNRADLAARVLASEADALRVHARGPGPGAKGGPLGWGMGFYQGGEVLIRRRPIDDRPEIDVAKNAHDVRADILIGHVRQATVGSLRTENTHPFRYRQWLFAQTGTVSRFDGIKERLAASVPEFLRGGIRGETDAEIVFHVFLSFLHDAGRLEDMSIEEGVVRDALRSTLSVVDGMTAEIGAEPGALNILVTNGDVIVALHRNDAMAYRQFSGKADADALIGDDLQLRRRAPELAHMHFVLLASDLEDASNAPAPASSKASLARWKKIPDRAIVTLTRGDDPKIEVL; encoded by the coding sequence ATGGCAAGGCTGTTCGGACTCATCGGCAATCGCGCGGATCTCGCCGCACGTGTTCTCGCCTCCGAGGCAGACGCGTTGCGCGTGCACGCGCGCGGGCCCGGTCCTGGTGCGAAGGGCGGGCCTCTGGGCTGGGGCATGGGCTTTTACCAAGGCGGAGAGGTGCTGATTCGCCGCCGCCCCATCGACGACCGCCCGGAGATTGATGTCGCCAAGAACGCACACGACGTTCGGGCCGACATCCTCATCGGCCACGTGCGGCAGGCGACCGTGGGGTCGCTCCGCACCGAGAACACGCACCCGTTTCGGTATCGGCAGTGGCTGTTTGCCCAGACCGGCACCGTGTCGCGCTTCGATGGCATCAAAGAGCGGCTCGCGGCCAGCGTGCCCGAGTTCCTTCGCGGGGGCATCCGTGGAGAGACCGATGCGGAGATCGTCTTCCACGTGTTCCTGTCGTTCCTTCATGACGCAGGTCGCTTGGAGGACATGAGCATCGAAGAGGGCGTCGTGCGCGACGCGCTGCGTTCGACCCTATCGGTCGTCGATGGCATGACGGCCGAGATAGGCGCCGAGCCGGGCGCGCTCAACATCCTGGTCACCAACGGCGACGTCATCGTGGCGCTTCACCGCAATGATGCGATGGCCTACCGGCAGTTCTCCGGCAAGGCCGATGCGGACGCGCTCATCGGTGACGATCTGCAACTCCGTCGCCGGGCCCCCGAGCTGGCCCATATGCATTTCGTTCTGCTTGCGAGCGATTTGGAAGACGCTTCCAACGCACCGGCGCCCGCTTCGTCGAAGGCGAGCCTGGCACGCTGGAAGAAGATCCCCGATCGTGCCATCGTGACGCTTACGCGTGGGGACGATCCAAAGATCGAAGTGCTGTAA
- a CDS encoding GMC family oxidoreductase encodes MGESAVTELAVRGRQLHADLVLDTEAVVVGTGAGGSMALRELARAGIDSVALEEGGYHTTADFNQREEQMLALLFQEQGGRTTEDLAIRILQGRGIGGSTIHNTNLCKRIPDAILSAWADDFGLHDVRPEVLAPSFERIEADLSVSEIPAADRNANNEVLRLGAERLGWRGGPLKHNRVGCQKSGFCELGCSYDAKQNALKIVLPQAAAAGARIYADVRATRIHIDGGRVTGLEGMVLGENGEHIANARIRAKVVVLAGSATGSAALALASGVPDPHDQIGRGLHVHPGAAVAGIFDRTLASYDGIPQSYECTEFLDFERGSDRRVWIVPAFAHPIGAAAALPGFGAAHMRAMRDYRKLAVLTALVHDETEGRVVLGAGDRPKIRYVMNDADRAQLAKGLVACARILFAAGAKEVVIPAVFPHRMRDPGELDRLDTGFVRPHELPLTAVHPMGTMRMGTDPKRSVVGPTGEHHHVRGLFVADGSLFPTSIGGPPQIGIYTLAFHLARYVIERARTA; translated from the coding sequence GTGGGTGAATCGGCCGTGACGGAGCTCGCGGTTCGAGGACGCCAGCTGCATGCGGATCTCGTGCTGGACACCGAGGCCGTCGTCGTCGGCACCGGCGCCGGCGGCTCGATGGCCCTGCGCGAGCTCGCGCGCGCCGGCATCGACTCCGTCGCGCTCGAGGAGGGCGGTTACCACACCACGGCCGACTTCAATCAGCGCGAGGAACAGATGCTCGCGCTTCTCTTTCAGGAGCAGGGCGGGCGCACCACCGAGGACCTGGCCATTCGTATTTTGCAGGGCCGCGGGATAGGCGGAAGCACGATTCACAATACGAATTTGTGCAAGCGCATTCCCGACGCCATTCTCTCCGCGTGGGCCGACGACTTCGGACTGCACGACGTGCGCCCCGAAGTGCTCGCGCCGAGCTTCGAGCGCATCGAGGCGGATCTATCCGTGTCCGAGATCCCGGCGGCGGATCGCAATGCCAACAACGAGGTGTTGCGTCTCGGTGCCGAGCGACTCGGATGGCGCGGCGGCCCGTTGAAGCACAATCGGGTCGGCTGCCAAAAGAGCGGCTTCTGTGAGCTCGGTTGCAGCTACGACGCCAAGCAGAACGCGCTCAAAATCGTACTTCCGCAGGCCGCGGCGGCCGGCGCACGCATCTACGCCGATGTCCGCGCCACGCGCATTCACATCGATGGCGGGCGCGTCACCGGCCTCGAAGGCATGGTGCTCGGCGAAAACGGTGAGCACATCGCCAATGCGCGCATTCGGGCCAAGGTCGTGGTGCTCGCGGGCAGTGCCACCGGCTCCGCGGCCTTGGCGCTGGCGAGCGGCGTGCCCGATCCGCACGATCAAATCGGGCGCGGCCTTCACGTGCACCCCGGGGCCGCCGTCGCGGGCATCTTCGATCGCACCCTGGCGAGCTACGACGGTATCCCGCAGTCGTACGAGTGCACCGAGTTTCTCGACTTCGAACGCGGGAGCGATCGCCGCGTGTGGATCGTGCCGGCCTTTGCGCATCCCATTGGCGCGGCGGCGGCGCTGCCCGGCTTCGGTGCAGCGCACATGCGGGCCATGCGCGACTACCGCAAGCTCGCCGTGCTCACCGCGCTCGTGCACGACGAAACCGAGGGCCGCGTGGTGCTCGGGGCAGGGGACCGCCCCAAGATCCGTTACGTCATGAATGACGCCGACCGCGCGCAGCTGGCCAAGGGCCTCGTGGCTTGCGCGCGCATCCTCTTTGCCGCGGGCGCCAAGGAAGTCGTCATTCCCGCCGTCTTCCCGCACCGCATGCGCGATCCCGGCGAGCTCGATCGCCTCGACACGGGCTTCGTTCGCCCGCACGAGCTGCCCCTCACCGCCGTCCACCCCATGGGCACGATGCGCATGGGCACCGATCCCAAGCGAAGCGTCGTCGGCCCCACCGGCGAACACCACCACGTGCGCGGCCTCTTCGTCGCCGACGGCTCCTTGTTCCCCACGAGCATCGGCGGCCCACCCCAAATCGGCATCTACACCTTGGCCTTCCACCTCGCGCGTTACGTCATTGAGCGCGCGAGAACGGCTTGA